In Propionimicrobium sp. PCR01-08-3, one DNA window encodes the following:
- a CDS encoding mannose-1-phosphate guanylyltransferase, producing MRYVVIMAGGSGKRLWPLSRQGEPKQLLPLFEGRSLLQLAYERVRQVVPADHVLVCAGAAYADVVAHQLPDLAPENILGEPEGRDSLNAVAWPAAVLARRDADAVVAVVTADQLITPVDVFAQAMDDGFRLASDDPAALVAFGVVPTSPHTGYGYLQRGADIPGYGTASEIVEFKEKPDLATAENYLASGRYWWNAGMFVWRAQTLLEQLRVLMPQTYEQVTELATHPDKLDAIYPRLTKISVDYAIMEPVSHGRTSAHIAAVALQIDWADVGSFAALHEVLDHDDSGNAIVGTVVADDASGNLLINNRPGTVLGVVGVHDLFIVHTADATVAGSLSASQQVKALADRVAAEASEELA from the coding sequence GTGCGCTACGTAGTGATCATGGCCGGTGGTTCTGGCAAGCGGCTATGGCCGCTGTCCCGGCAGGGTGAGCCCAAGCAGTTGCTGCCGCTGTTCGAGGGCAGAAGCTTGTTGCAGTTGGCCTATGAGCGGGTGCGGCAGGTGGTGCCCGCCGATCACGTGCTGGTCTGCGCCGGCGCGGCCTATGCCGATGTCGTGGCGCATCAGCTGCCCGATCTCGCCCCCGAGAATATTCTCGGCGAGCCGGAGGGCCGCGACTCATTGAACGCGGTGGCCTGGCCTGCCGCGGTGCTGGCGCGCCGCGATGCCGATGCTGTGGTGGCCGTGGTGACCGCCGATCAGTTGATCACCCCCGTCGATGTCTTCGCGCAAGCGATGGACGACGGCTTCCGGCTGGCATCCGACGACCCGGCAGCTTTGGTTGCCTTCGGGGTCGTCCCGACCAGCCCGCACACCGGCTATGGATACCTGCAGCGAGGCGCCGATATCCCCGGCTATGGAACGGCGAGCGAGATCGTCGAGTTCAAGGAAAAGCCCGATCTGGCGACCGCCGAGAACTACCTCGCCTCGGGACGCTACTGGTGGAATGCCGGCATGTTCGTCTGGAGGGCGCAGACTTTGCTGGAGCAATTGCGGGTGCTGATGCCGCAAACCTATGAGCAGGTCACCGAGCTCGCGACCCATCCCGACAAACTGGACGCCATCTATCCCCGGCTCACCAAGATCTCCGTCGATTACGCCATCATGGAGCCGGTCTCGCACGGCCGGACGAGCGCCCATATCGCTGCGGTTGCCCTGCAGATCGACTGGGCCGACGTCGGCAGCTTCGCTGCGTTGCACGAGGTCCTGGATCATGACGATTCCGGGAATGCCATCGTGGGCACGGTCGTCGCGGACGATGCGTCCGGAAATCTGCTGATCAACAACCGGCCGGGAACGGTGCTGGGTGTGGTCGGTGTGCACGACCTGTTCATCGTGCACACCGCCGACGCCACCGTGGCCGGTTCTTTGTCTGCCAGTCAGCAGGTCAAGGCATTGGCCGACCGGGTCGCGGCCGAGGCGTCCGAAGAATTGGCGTGA
- a CDS encoding WhiB family transcriptional regulator has protein sequence MQPLQALFDSEESDDGALAWQEQALCAQTDPEAFFPEKGGSTREAKRVCQNCEVRSECLDYALANDERFGIWGGLSERERRQLKKRAV, from the coding sequence ATGCAGCCGTTGCAGGCACTCTTCGACAGCGAAGAAAGTGACGATGGTGCGCTGGCTTGGCAGGAACAGGCTTTGTGCGCCCAAACCGACCCCGAGGCGTTTTTCCCGGAGAAGGGCGGCTCCACCCGCGAAGCCAAACGGGTCTGCCAGAACTGCGAAGTCCGCTCCGAATGCCTCGACTACGCCCTGGCGAACGATGAGCGATTCGGCATCTGGGGAGGATTGTCGGAGCGCGAACGCCGCCAGCTGAAGAAGCGCGCCGTATAG
- a CDS encoding metallopeptidase family protein, whose amino-acid sequence MTDRRDRHGRGMRGPLALPNPLTGAPVRIPGHLSAAEFFVQAVTESVSRLMETAPDALVGVDIGVEDVPSATFDWAYLDRVPLAAAIDATTTRPARIVIFRRPLERRAADREDLYDLVHITLVEQLSALTGRSMHDLDPEVDDD is encoded by the coding sequence ATGACTGACCGACGTGACCGGCATGGGCGGGGCATGCGTGGTCCGCTCGCGCTTCCCAATCCGCTCACCGGGGCACCGGTTCGTATCCCCGGTCATCTCAGCGCAGCGGAGTTCTTCGTTCAGGCCGTCACCGAATCTGTCTCCCGCCTGATGGAGACGGCACCCGATGCGCTCGTCGGGGTCGACATCGGTGTCGAGGACGTGCCGAGCGCGACCTTTGACTGGGCGTATCTCGATCGGGTTCCGCTGGCGGCGGCGATCGATGCGACCACCACCCGGCCGGCTCGTATCGTGATCTTCCGGCGGCCCTTGGAGCGCCGCGCCGCCGACCGGGAGGATCTCTACGATCTGGTGCATATCACCTTGGTGGAACAGCTTTCGGCGCTCACGGGGCGTTCCATGCACGACCTCGATCCCGAGGTGGACGACGACTGA
- a CDS encoding DUF3499 domain-containing protein produces the protein MNRQCTRSGCKGRAVATLTYAYADSTAVLGPLALQATPGCYDLCATHASKMTAPQGWEIIRLADPESLVPEPDEDDLLALANAVREVGFSDNPASNLAGDPSSVVELGRRGHLRVIQDAQRNV, from the coding sequence ATGAACAGGCAATGCACGCGTAGCGGCTGCAAAGGCCGGGCTGTAGCAACGTTGACATATGCGTACGCAGACTCCACTGCGGTGCTGGGCCCGCTGGCTTTGCAGGCAACCCCGGGCTGCTACGACCTGTGCGCCACTCACGCATCCAAGATGACTGCGCCGCAGGGCTGGGAAATCATCCGGCTGGCCGATCCGGAGTCGTTGGTTCCCGAGCCGGACGAGGACGATCTGCTGGCCTTGGCGAATGCGGTTCGCGAGGTCGGTTTCTCCGATAATCCGGCAAGCAACCTGGCGGGCGACCCGTCGTCCGTGGTCGAATTGGGACGCCGAGGGCACCTGCGGGTGATTCAGGACGCCCAGCGGAACGTCTGA
- a CDS encoding HAD-IIB family hydrolase, which produces MVAFDLDDTLAESKSPLSPEMARTLADLLAVSAVCIISGGQFQQFDTQVLAQLPTDANLGDLHLMPTCGTRYLRFYEGLWHEVYAHVLSQVQKQAAIDALETSAKQLGLWEPDEKVTGPRIEDRGSQITYSALGQAARVDDKKAWDPDGTKRERLRTAVAVELPDLEVRAGGSTSIDVTRRGIDKAYGMNSLARQTGIPLTEMLFVGDRLMPGGNDYPVKELGVPCHAVSGPDDTEHYVRGLIEQLSAKGD; this is translated from the coding sequence ATGGTCGCGTTCGACCTGGACGACACCCTGGCCGAATCGAAGTCACCGCTGAGCCCGGAGATGGCGCGCACCCTCGCCGACCTGCTCGCGGTATCGGCGGTGTGCATCATCTCGGGAGGGCAGTTTCAGCAATTCGACACACAGGTGCTGGCGCAACTGCCCACCGACGCCAACCTCGGCGACCTGCATTTGATGCCGACCTGCGGTACCCGCTATCTGCGGTTCTACGAGGGCTTGTGGCACGAGGTCTATGCACACGTGCTGTCTCAGGTGCAAAAGCAGGCGGCTATCGACGCGCTCGAGACCAGCGCCAAGCAGCTGGGGCTGTGGGAACCGGACGAGAAGGTCACCGGCCCCCGCATCGAAGACCGGGGATCTCAGATCACCTATTCGGCGTTGGGCCAGGCCGCCCGGGTGGACGACAAGAAGGCGTGGGATCCCGATGGGACGAAGCGCGAGAGACTACGCACCGCGGTCGCGGTCGAGCTGCCCGATCTCGAGGTGCGCGCCGGAGGGTCGACCTCGATCGATGTCACCCGGCGCGGTATCGACAAGGCGTACGGCATGAACAGCCTGGCGCGGCAGACCGGCATTCCGCTCACCGAGATGCTTTTCGTCGGCGACAGGCTGATGCCCGGCGGAAATGACTATCCGGTGAAGGAGCTGGGGGTTCCCTGCCATGCGGTGAGCGGCCCCGACGACACCGAACACTATGTACGCGGGCTCATCGAGCAACTGTCAGCCAAGGGAGATTAG
- a CDS encoding Trm112 family protein — protein sequence MNIDNSVDELGLTRQFLEIAACPACHSGFAVDYERAELICVNADCALAYPVRDGIPVLLVDQARSTR from the coding sequence ATGAATATCGACAATTCTGTGGACGAACTCGGTCTGACCAGGCAATTCCTGGAGATCGCCGCCTGCCCGGCCTGTCACAGCGGGTTCGCCGTCGACTACGAACGAGCGGAACTGATCTGCGTGAATGCCGACTGCGCGCTGGCCTATCCGGTGCGTGACGGAATTCCGGTTTTGCTGGTCGACCAGGCCCGCAGCACGAGGTGA
- a CDS encoding SIS domain-containing protein, with protein sequence MFSEFDEARLDDPDVLAAHDEQLRYLAMAGARIRSEALDVRVPVDLTMTPRGVIVAGAEARLIRAVLEPVCPVPLIAWPLQGLPGWVGPLDLVVVLASEPGAYAGAELVATVAEATRRGSQVMLAAPDNTPVAEMASARAIRVLTRTADPTAAAVAVLARLHEAGLGPVVTTESAAEAADMVAEASSPHRDFSSNPAKDLACGLADADPLLWGGSVLAARASRRLAEAIRAASGRHALSAGVGEIMEVLSHAKPRDTFADPFTDGEERRSVLVILDDEQADEASARAGDALRDAAVAAGVRVCELSAGQGSEIDRYITLLMQGLYGAVYLEIGLEG encoded by the coding sequence ATGTTCAGCGAATTCGATGAGGCCCGGCTGGACGACCCGGATGTGCTGGCCGCCCACGATGAGCAGCTGCGCTATCTGGCGATGGCGGGCGCGAGGATCCGCAGTGAGGCGTTGGATGTGCGGGTTCCCGTCGACTTGACCATGACCCCGCGCGGCGTGATAGTGGCGGGCGCGGAGGCACGTTTGATCCGCGCCGTGCTGGAGCCGGTGTGCCCGGTGCCGTTGATCGCGTGGCCACTGCAAGGGCTGCCCGGCTGGGTGGGGCCGCTGGACCTGGTAGTGGTGCTGGCGAGCGAGCCCGGGGCCTACGCCGGCGCCGAACTGGTCGCGACCGTCGCGGAAGCGACCAGGCGGGGTTCCCAGGTGATGCTGGCGGCGCCCGATAACACTCCTGTGGCCGAGATGGCGTCGGCTCGGGCGATCAGAGTCCTGACCCGCACTGCGGATCCGACGGCGGCGGCAGTGGCCGTCCTGGCGCGGCTGCACGAGGCAGGTCTGGGGCCCGTGGTCACCACCGAGAGTGCGGCCGAAGCGGCGGACATGGTGGCCGAGGCATCGAGCCCGCATCGGGACTTTTCGTCCAATCCGGCGAAGGATCTGGCCTGCGGGCTCGCGGACGCCGACCCTCTGCTGTGGGGTGGGTCGGTGCTGGCTGCCAGGGCCAGCCGCAGACTCGCCGAAGCAATCCGGGCGGCGTCCGGCAGGCACGCACTGTCGGCCGGGGTCGGCGAGATCATGGAAGTGCTGAGCCACGCCAAGCCCCGCGACACCTTTGCCGACCCCTTCACCGATGGTGAGGAACGCCGCAGCGTGCTGGTCATCCTCGACGACGAACAGGCCGACGAGGCCAGCGCTCGAGCCGGGGATGCCTTACGCGATGCGGCCGTTGCGGCCGGGGTACGAGTCTGCGAACTCAGCGCCGGCCAGGGCAGTGAGATCGACCGGTACATCACCTTGCTGATGCAGGGCCTCTATGGCGCGGTGTATCTGGAGATCGGGCTGGAGGGCTAG
- the ahcY gene encoding adenosylhomocysteinase translates to MDYRVADIDLADFGRREITLAEHEMPGLMAVRERYAPAQPLAGARIAGSIHMTVQTAVLIETLVALGAKVRWASCNIFSTQDHAAAAIAAADIPVFAWKGETLEDYWACTTEIFRWPGGELPTMILDDGGDATLLVHKGAEFGADVPTPGPEDSHEFGVLLNQLRATTDVDWEAIAAGLLGVTEETTTGVHRLVQMAATGTLRFPAINVNDSVTKQKFDNIYGIRHSLIDGINRGTDMLIGGKTAVVCGYGDVGKGCAQSLRGQGARVLVTEIDPICALQAAMDGYQVVRLDDVVESADLFITATGCCDVISAEQISKMKHQAVVGNIGHFDNEIDMAGLESWPGIERVTIKPQVDLWRYPDGHGVLVLSEGRLLNLGNATGHPSFVMSNSFANQVLAQIELFCNRDAYPLGVHVLPKLLDEEVARLHLDALGAELSTLSQKQADYLGITVEGPFKADSYRY, encoded by the coding sequence ATGGATTATCGCGTCGCTGACATTGATCTGGCCGACTTCGGCCGCCGTGAGATCACCCTCGCCGAGCATGAGATGCCGGGCCTGATGGCCGTTCGGGAACGCTACGCCCCTGCACAGCCACTCGCCGGGGCGCGGATCGCCGGCTCGATTCACATGACGGTGCAGACCGCGGTCCTGATCGAGACCCTGGTGGCGTTGGGCGCGAAGGTGCGCTGGGCGTCCTGCAACATCTTCTCGACTCAGGATCATGCTGCGGCAGCGATCGCGGCAGCGGACATCCCGGTTTTCGCCTGGAAGGGCGAAACCCTCGAGGACTACTGGGCGTGCACCACCGAGATCTTCCGCTGGCCCGGCGGCGAACTGCCCACCATGATTCTGGACGACGGTGGCGACGCGACCCTGCTGGTGCACAAGGGAGCCGAATTCGGGGCGGACGTGCCCACGCCCGGCCCGGAGGATTCGCACGAGTTCGGCGTCCTGTTGAACCAGCTGCGTGCGACCACCGACGTGGACTGGGAAGCCATCGCCGCAGGTCTGCTCGGCGTGACCGAGGAGACCACCACCGGTGTACACAGGTTGGTGCAGATGGCCGCGACCGGAACCCTGCGCTTCCCGGCCATCAACGTCAATGATTCGGTGACCAAGCAGAAGTTCGACAACATCTATGGCATCCGGCACTCGCTGATCGACGGCATCAATCGCGGCACGGACATGCTGATCGGCGGCAAGACGGCCGTGGTCTGCGGATACGGCGACGTCGGCAAGGGCTGCGCGCAGTCGCTGCGCGGCCAGGGCGCCCGGGTGCTGGTGACCGAGATCGACCCGATCTGCGCACTGCAGGCCGCGATGGACGGCTACCAGGTCGTCCGGCTGGATGATGTGGTGGAAAGCGCCGACCTCTTCATCACCGCTACCGGATGCTGCGATGTGATCAGCGCCGAGCAGATCTCCAAGATGAAGCACCAGGCGGTGGTGGGCAATATCGGCCACTTCGACAACGAGATCGACATGGCCGGGCTGGAATCGTGGCCGGGCATCGAGCGGGTCACCATCAAGCCTCAGGTTGATCTGTGGCGTTATCCCGACGGGCACGGAGTGCTCGTCCTATCGGAAGGACGCCTGCTGAACCTGGGCAACGCCACCGGGCACCCCAGCTTTGTGATGAGCAACTCATTCGCGAATCAGGTGCTCGCGCAGATAGAACTGTTCTGCAACCGGGACGCCTACCCGCTGGGCGTGCACGTGCTGCCGAAACTGCTGGACGAAGAAGTTGCCCGGCTGCATCTGGATGCCTTGGGCGCCGAGCTGAGCACCCTCAGCCAAAAGCAGGCCGACTACCTCGGCATCACCGTCGAGGGGCCCTTCAAGGCGGACAGCTACCGGTACTGA
- a CDS encoding DUF3039 domain-containing protein, with protein sequence MSQLAPGSETVTKERVEERYEEGDEERFSHYVPKAKLTEAQVMGTPVVALCGKVWVPTRNPERFPVCPMCKEIWESLKSGKDKGKDR encoded by the coding sequence ATGAGTCAATTGGCGCCGGGGTCGGAAACCGTAACCAAGGAACGTGTCGAAGAACGCTATGAAGAAGGCGACGAGGAGCGGTTCAGCCACTATGTGCCGAAAGCCAAGCTGACCGAGGCGCAGGTGATGGGCACTCCGGTGGTCGCCCTGTGTGGAAAGGTGTGGGTGCCCACCCGCAACCCGGAGCGATTTCCCGTCTGCCCGATGTGCAAGGAGATCTGGGAATCGCTGAAGTCCGGCAAGGACAAGGGCAAGGATCGCTGA
- a CDS encoding MFS transporter, producing MSQPTPEEIGSPPLVFTIAIIGGTLCVAFEAYGTLTAMPDAAGDLGRLDLYAWAFTAFVISQVLAIVLAGRLVDRIGPVLPLAVGMAIFGGGLLGAGMSVNMPMLLGFRALQGFGGGALNLAMMVVVAQAYGKSQRAWMMSVLSFCWMLPSFVGPPVSAWITTTWSWHWAFLVIVPLLVIVAAMGWRPLTRLPQLRHEPVKATNPVPVWAALLAACGTALIQFAGQQLDAVALGLGAVGLMILVVALPRLMTPGFMRFAGGLSSAMWTRTLAAGAYFAGESFIPVVLTQLYGFSLRGAGFFLALGATGWTLGSFVQAWSGLKMRRDQIVQLGGLCLVIATVMMTVAAWLVLPWWLFAVGFVMLGLGMGFVVSSTSLINMQLSEPRLIGRNTSSLQVGEGLGNALVTGLAGTIFAALFEKVSPAATFGPLYALCLIASILTLMVALRIGPVRNESSGVG from the coding sequence GTGAGCCAACCAACCCCGGAGGAGATCGGTAGTCCGCCCCTCGTCTTCACCATCGCCATCATCGGCGGCACTCTCTGTGTCGCATTTGAGGCATATGGCACCTTGACGGCGATGCCGGACGCAGCCGGGGACCTTGGCAGGTTGGATCTGTACGCGTGGGCGTTCACCGCGTTCGTGATCTCTCAGGTGCTCGCGATCGTGCTCGCCGGCCGGCTGGTCGACCGTATCGGCCCGGTGCTGCCCTTGGCGGTCGGCATGGCGATTTTCGGCGGCGGTTTGCTCGGCGCCGGAATGTCGGTCAACATGCCGATGCTGCTCGGTTTCCGCGCGCTGCAAGGCTTCGGCGGTGGCGCCCTCAATCTGGCCATGATGGTCGTGGTGGCGCAGGCCTACGGCAAATCGCAGCGGGCCTGGATGATGAGCGTCCTGTCGTTCTGTTGGATGCTGCCGAGCTTCGTCGGCCCGCCCGTCTCCGCGTGGATCACCACCACCTGGAGCTGGCACTGGGCTTTTCTGGTCATCGTGCCGCTCCTGGTGATCGTCGCGGCCATGGGGTGGCGGCCGTTGACCAGGCTGCCGCAGCTGCGCCACGAGCCGGTCAAAGCGACCAACCCGGTGCCGGTCTGGGCGGCGCTGCTGGCCGCATGCGGCACGGCGTTGATTCAGTTCGCGGGCCAACAACTGGACGCCGTCGCACTGGGTCTGGGAGCCGTCGGTCTGATGATCCTCGTCGTTGCGTTGCCCAGGTTGATGACGCCCGGTTTCATGCGATTCGCCGGAGGGCTTTCCTCGGCGATGTGGACGCGCACCCTGGCCGCCGGGGCCTACTTCGCGGGCGAGAGCTTCATTCCGGTGGTGCTCACTCAGCTCTATGGCTTTTCATTGCGCGGCGCCGGGTTCTTTCTGGCTCTGGGCGCCACCGGATGGACGCTCGGGTCGTTCGTCCAGGCATGGAGCGGACTGAAAATGCGTCGCGATCAGATCGTCCAGCTCGGCGGCCTCTGCCTGGTCATCGCCACGGTGATGATGACGGTTGCTGCCTGGCTGGTGCTGCCCTGGTGGCTCTTCGCGGTCGGCTTCGTGATGCTGGGGCTGGGCATGGGCTTCGTGGTGAGCAGCACCTCGTTGATCAATATGCAGCTGAGCGAACCCCGGCTGATCGGACGCAATACCTCGTCGCTTCAGGTCGGAGAGGGCCTCGGCAACGCCTTGGTCACCGGGCTGGCAGGCACCATCTTCGCCGCCCTGTTCGAGAAGGTGTCGCCGGCGGCGACTTTCGGGCCGCTCTACGCGCTATGTCTGATCGCGAGCATCTTGACCTTGATGGTGGCGCTGCGCATCGGTCCGGTCCGCAACGAGTCGTCGGGTGTGGGCTGA
- a CDS encoding sulfite exporter TauE/SafE family protein, translating into MGIFIVAVLLALAGGLIQGVIGFGMGVVASPILALVYPELVPVSVVMAASLMPVVTLIDEGRELDWRALGWIMLGRVPATMLGIYLVLILPVSALQMLIGVVVLVMVLLESVRIAIPRNRGTLFGSGFLAGVTGGSSGIGGPPIAIVLSHDEPARVRATLAAAFLFGSAVSLAGFAASGTLHTNSVVVGAVMAPTAVAGLLIARRLRKHIGRRGFKIGVLALSTISAFTLLVEAIF; encoded by the coding sequence GTGGGAATCTTCATCGTGGCGGTTCTGCTCGCGCTGGCCGGAGGTCTGATTCAAGGGGTGATCGGCTTCGGAATGGGCGTGGTGGCCTCACCCATCCTGGCGCTGGTCTATCCCGAACTGGTGCCGGTTTCGGTGGTGATGGCAGCATCGCTGATGCCGGTGGTCACTTTGATCGACGAAGGCCGTGAGCTGGATTGGCGTGCCCTGGGCTGGATCATGCTGGGCAGAGTGCCCGCCACCATGCTGGGCATCTACCTCGTCCTGATACTGCCGGTTTCGGCGTTGCAGATGCTGATCGGCGTGGTGGTGCTCGTGATGGTGCTTCTCGAATCCGTTCGCATCGCCATTCCCCGTAACCGCGGAACCCTGTTCGGCAGCGGATTCTTGGCGGGGGTGACCGGAGGCTCCTCGGGCATCGGTGGGCCACCGATCGCCATCGTGTTGTCGCACGACGAACCGGCGCGGGTGCGAGCGACCCTGGCAGCGGCCTTCCTCTTCGGCTCGGCGGTCTCACTCGCCGGCTTCGCGGCGAGTGGAACCCTGCACACCAATTCGGTGGTCGTCGGTGCGGTGATGGCGCCGACCGCGGTGGCCGGACTGCTGATCGCCCGCCGGCTGCGCAAGCACATCGGCAGGCGCGGTTTCAAGATCGGCGTTCTCGCCTTGTCCACGATTTCGGCGTTCACCCTTCTCGTCGAGGCGATTTTTTGA
- a CDS encoding RDD family protein translates to MSQQYDPAQQLPPADWYPDPANEGQERYWDGTRWTTRMRPIATPGQPGQTGQVTTTPGFGQPGFAGVTATGQTGYGPQAGSYQPAQGHQQAYQPSYPPQQGYSQYQGAGYYGPTTADGVPLAGWWARVGAAILDSLILTIVAALVMLPFADTLITGFNAWFEDMVLAAQTGASAIPDYTDPQYGLAGPMRTISFINVAISIAYATGMLVWKGGTLGQLAIGLRVARTGQGQQHNGLSIGTALLRNVAYYGLGLISILFLINVLLPLANTKKQALHDMIARTQVVKIR, encoded by the coding sequence GTGAGCCAGCAATACGATCCCGCCCAGCAACTGCCACCTGCCGACTGGTATCCCGATCCTGCCAATGAGGGTCAGGAACGCTATTGGGACGGTACGCGGTGGACGACCAGAATGCGTCCGATCGCCACGCCGGGACAGCCCGGGCAGACGGGACAGGTCACCACAACACCCGGATTCGGGCAGCCAGGCTTCGCAGGCGTGACCGCCACCGGCCAGACCGGCTACGGGCCTCAGGCCGGCAGCTACCAACCCGCCCAGGGTCATCAGCAGGCATACCAACCGAGCTACCCGCCCCAGCAGGGCTACTCGCAATATCAGGGTGCCGGCTATTACGGGCCGACGACCGCCGACGGTGTCCCGCTGGCCGGCTGGTGGGCGCGGGTCGGCGCGGCAATCCTCGACAGCTTGATCCTCACGATCGTTGCTGCCTTGGTGATGCTGCCCTTCGCCGATACGTTGATAACCGGTTTCAACGCGTGGTTCGAAGACATGGTGCTGGCCGCCCAGACGGGCGCATCGGCGATACCCGACTATACGGATCCGCAATACGGTCTGGCGGGCCCGATGCGGACGATCTCGTTTATCAATGTGGCGATCAGCATCGCCTACGCCACCGGGATGCTCGTCTGGAAGGGCGGCACGCTGGGGCAGCTGGCCATCGGATTGCGGGTGGCCCGCACCGGCCAGGGCCAGCAGCACAACGGTCTGAGCATCGGTACCGCTCTGCTGCGCAATGTCGCCTATTACGGATTGGGGCTGATCAGCATCCTTTTCCTCATCAATGTTCTGCTTCCGTTGGCTAACACGAAGAAGCAGGCATTGCACGACATGATCGCCCGCACCCAGGTTGTCAAGATTCGCTGA